The DNA segment GCTCAGagtccctccccccagctctcagGGTGTGGGATCCCCCAGCAGAACAGGCCTATGGAGGCCCAGCCTTGGGCAGTGGGGTATTTCCTGTGGCCAGTGGCTGGTGGTCTCTGGAGGAGTGGTGCTGGCAGGCCTGtaggtgggggacagagaggcTTTTGAGGATGGAGGTGGGAGGTCAGCCAGGTAGAGGGTTGGGTGAGGGATTCCTGCTGGAGACAAGGCTGAGAAGAGGGTCAGATAGGATGGTTCAGCTGGCATAGGGACCAGAACCAGGTGCTTGCCTTAGGGTGCTTGGTCCTTGGTCTGCCCCCCTCCACACCCCCTGGGGAACTTGCTAAGTGGGGGAGTAGGCTGGGGGCCCTCAGTGCCCATCTTGGCCATCTTTCATCTGCATCCTGGAGAGAAGGCTCTAGGGGTGCCCACCCAGGTAGGGTGGCATTGTCTTTGATCTGGGTGGGGCTGTGGAGAAAGGTGTCCCAAGGTCCTGGGCCAGTATAGCCTGTGAGCTAGCAGCCATACTGGTGTCATAATTGGCCCCTGGGAGGGCTGCTGTTGACCTCTTTCCTCCTGAACGCTCTCCCTCTCTAGGGGCCACCCCTAGCCCAGTAGCAGGTGTGATTCTTGGCACTCTCTGGGACTGTGTGTCTGGGGACAGAGGAAGTCTGTGGGAGCTGCTGAGGGTTTCAGGACAGGGTCAGATGCTTCCAAGATTATTGTGTCTCCTGGATGATCTGGGGGGACCTCATCTGGGCAGCCCCTCCCCTAAACCAGAAGCCTCAGTCATCTACTTTCCCATGTGGCCAAATACACAGGCAGGCAGGCTCTCCTCTCCTGAGCCACAGAGGGGcctgtctgggggtggggctcagggccAGCCCATTTCAAGTTCTCACTCAGGCCTGGTAGGCCTCACGGTTCTGTCCACTTGCTCTGCAGAGATGACTGATCCCTTCTGCGTTGGAGGAGGACGCCGGCTCCCAGGGTCCAGCAAGAGTGGACCTGGGAAGGATGGAGGCCGGAATGAGGTCCGACTTCCTGTGCTGCATGACCCACCAAAGTTGGGTAAGAGGGGTCAGGCCAAGGTCAACTCCAGGCGATCGCAGGCAGCTAGTGCTGGGTGTGGGACTCCTCCCCGGCTCCCAGCTCCCCAGCGGTCCAGCTTCTAGGTACCCAGCTGGGCTGCCTGGGCTCTTGAGAGCCTtcccagggtgggggcagcctggggccctgggtTCTTGTCCTAGGCTGACCACAGTCTCCCACTCCCCACGCTTCACTATGGGGGAAGCGCGGCTTACTCCAGGCCTGACCAGCCCCCCGGGTGGCAGGCGAGGCTGTGGGAAGCACAGCTTCCAAGTCTTGGCATATCATGTGTTGCAGGGATGCCGGTGGTCCGGGGTGGGCAGACAGTGCCCAGCCAGGCCCCACTCTGCTTTGACCCGGGAAGTCCAGCCAGTGACAGGAccgaagggaagaagaaggggcgTCCAAAAGCCGAGAACCAGGCCCTCCGAGACATTCCCGTGAGCTCCCGGAAGGCTGGGGTGGGACTCATGCTGGGGTTTGCCTGTCAAGACTACTCCCCTGCCATAGCTAGCTTGCCACACATCCAGCCCCAGGCCATCCCAGCCTGCGTCAGAGGGGTCGCTCCATGCTTTAAGGGTTCATGGTGTGGCCTGGGACCTAGTGGACCACATCTGTGGGGCTTTTAGAACAGGTCTGGTACACTGTCGCTGCTTGGAGTGGCCTGAATCTTGCTGCAGTCCTGAGGTGGAAGGGCTCCTGCCACCTGTCTGCCCTGCAGGCCTGGGGAGGGTGCTGAGTCTGGGGCTTGTCTTGGCAGAGGCCCAGCTGGCTGAGGGGTCAGCAGCCTCGCCTTTTCCATGCCCAGCTCTCCCTGATGAACCAGTGGAAAGACGAATTCAAGGCACACTCAAGGGTGAAGTGTCCAAACTCAGGGTGCTGGCTGGAATTCCCCAGCATCTACGGGCTCAAGTATCATTACCAGCGGTGCCAAGGGGTAAGGGGCTGTGGggtagggaggaggaagaggcctgGGCCCACCCTGCCCTACCTGCCTGCATAAGGTCTGTGTGGGCAGTCACCTCAGGCTGCCCTCCCCATGCCTGCCCTTTCCCCACAGGGTGCCATCCCAGAAAGGCTGACCTTTCCCTGCCCCTTCTGTGAGGCTGCCTTCACTTCCAAGACCCAGCTGGAGAAGCACCGTATTTGGAACCACATGGACcgacccctgcctgcccccaagCCTGGACCAGTCAGCCGGCCGGTCACCATCAGCCGGCCCGTTGGGGTCAGCAAGCCCATTGGAGTGAGCAAACCTGTCACTATTGGCAAACCCGTGGGTGTCAGCAAACCCATTGGCATCAGCAAGCCAGTGACGGTCAGCAGGCCTGTGCCAGTCACCAAGCCAGTGACGGTCAGCAGGCCTGTGCCGGTCACCAAACCCATACCAGTCACCAAGTCTGTGCCGGTCAGCAGGCCTGTGCCAGTCACCAAGCCAGTGACTCTCAATAAGCCAGTGGCAGTCACCAAATCCGTGCCGGTGACCAAACCGGTGACCATCAACAAACCAGTGCCGATGACAAAGCTTGTGACGGTTACGAAACCCGTGCCAGTCACGAAGCCAGTGACAGTCAGCAGGCCCATTGTGGTCAGTAAGCCAGTGACGGTCAGCAGGCCCATTGCCATCAGCAGACACACACCACCTTGCAAAATGGTGCTGCTGACCAAGTCTGAGAACAAAACCCCTCGTGCCACAGGGAGGAGCAGTGGTAAGAAAAGGTACGGGGGGGGTCTCCTTCCGGGTTGCAGGTGGTAACAGGGCCCAAAGTGGGCcctcctgcccctcacctgcCTGCTCCTTGCAGGGCAGCGGACGGCCTGGATGCATGCCCTGTCCTGCCAAAGCAGGCGAGGCCAGAGAACGGGGAGTATGGCCCCTCCACCACGGGCCACAGCTCGGCATTccagctgagcacagaccccagcGGCAGCCCCCCTTCTCTGGGCAGCAGGCTATTGGGGAGCAAGGAAGCACCGAGGGCCACAGGCCCTGTGTCCCCCGAGGAGGGAGCGGAGCGCACAAAGCACAGTAAGAGGAGAgctggggggcagaggctggggtggggtagCCATCCGCTGGCCCAGGCCTCCCGGTGGTTATTTGACCAGAACCTTggcctctgtcttctctgcccggagtcaggaaggaaacagaaaacacccAAGAAGTTTACAGGGGAGCAGCCGTCCATCTCAGGGACCTTCGGACTCAAAGGTAGGGCCCTGGCCAGTTGGGCATCTGGGGTGgatgcacacacacgtgtaacTGCACCCTTGTCTCACAGCTGCCctcccctgtgtgtgtgcgcCCAGGCCTAGCCAAGGCGGAGGACAAATCCCGCATGCACCGTGCGAAGAAGCAGGAGGGGCCGGGCCCTGAGGACGTGCGGAAGAAGGCGCTGGCTCCTGCGAGCACTGTCAGCAAGGAAGTGCCGGCCCCCACGGCCCACCCAGCTCCAGGTGCGGGGGCTTCCGTGAGGCGGTGGGGCCCAGGACAGATCTCAACTCTGGGGCAGATCCTGGACCACAGGGACTGGGGGCTGAGCGTGGACCGCGGGTCCTGCGCTCGGCATCCAGGGCGTCCGGGAGCCCCCACCGGTCCCTgaggccctggccctgccccacaGGTGGCCCTGAGGAGCCTTGGCAGCGGGCCATCCATGAACGGGGGGAGGCCGTCTGCCCCACCTGCAACGTGGTCACCCGAAAGACCCTCGTGGGGCTCAAGAAGCACATGGAAGTGTGTCAGAAGGTAAGGCTGCCCTGGGGGCCCAGGTGGGGGGGTGCTCAGAGTCAGCATCTCATGACAGGGACGCATGTGCAGCTACAGGACGCTCTCAAGTGCCAGCACTGTCGGAAACAGTTCAAATCGAAGGCCGGCCTCAACTACCACACCATGGCTGAACACAGCGCCAAGGTACGCCCTGCCCCACCATCCACTGGCCTCCTAGTCTGTTCCACCCCACCCTGCATGCCCTGCCCTGACCACGTGGCAGCAGAGCTCGGTGGTTCCCATGCCTGACCTTGGACATCTGTGGCCCTGAccccggggcaggggtggggccctGTGGTGGTGGGGGTATTAAGGCTgggcctgcccccagccctctgaCGCTGAGGCCTCGGAGGGGAGCGAGCAGGAGGAACGGGAGCGGCTGCGCAAGGTGCTGAAGCAGATGGGGAGGCTGCGCTGCCCGCAGGAGGTCAGTGGGATGGCGGGGTGTGGGGCACACACGTGGGACGAGGCCCAGCCTCTCGCCAGCCACTGACCCAAGCCCGACCCCAGGGCTGCGGGGCTGCCTTCTCCAGCCTCATGGGCTACCAGTACCACCAGCGACGCTGTGGAAAGCCTCCCTGTGAGGTGGacagcccctccttcccctgcaccCACTGCGGAAAGACCTATCGCTCCAAGGCTGGACACGATTACCACATGCGCTCAGAGCACACAGCCCCGGTGAGCAGCCCGTGGCCTGGGGCCTCCCTTCTTGGGGACCACGTGCGTGGGGAATCGTGAGCCTCTGTGTTTGCGGCTCATGGCCCATATGCCCCGTGGCTCCTGTGGCTCACCTCGGCCTCCCTGCTTTGCAGCCACCCGAGGAGCCTGAGGACAAGCCCCCTGAAACTGAGGACCTGCTGGGGGTGGAGCGGACCCCCAGCGGCCGCATCCGCCGCACGTCAGCCCAGGTGGCTGTATTCCACCTGCAGGAGATCGCGGAGGATGAACTGGCTCGAGACTGGACCAAGCGGCGGGTGAAGGACGACCTGGTACCTGAGACCGCCCGGGTGAGCTGCCGCCAGGCCCCCAGTTCTCATCTCTGAGCAGGACATGACTGAGCTTGGGGTCCCTTGCGACGGCCCTGCCCCTGTGACCTGGGCCACTGGCTAACTGTCCAGGTTCAAATCTCCCCTTTGTGGAGAGCACAGATGAGGTCCTCAGAGCAACTGAGGGTATCTGGGCTCAGCTCTGGCCTGGCACTTGGGAGCCCCCATTGGGCTCACCCTGGTGTGCACCTATTTTTACAGCTCAACTACACTCGGCCAGGCCTCCCCACGCTCAACCCCCAGCTGCTGGAGGCATGGAAGAATGAAGTCAAGGAGAAAGGCCACGTCAACTGCCCCAATGATGTGAGTTGGGGCAGGctggtggggtgggtgtggggacaCTGGGATTCAAGGACAAAGAGCCCAGGTGTGGCCATGGGTAGGGGGCCTCCAAGTGACCAGCTTATCTGTGATCCCTGGGCCCCTGAAGGGTCCTTAGATGGAGAGGTCCAGTCTGCCCATACCCCAGGaatcctggggtcaagtcccacacTTACCCCAGAGAAACCCCCTATCCTCTGGGCAAGGAGTGCGTGTATGTTTGTGCGGTGACATCTGCTGGGAGGCCCTCTCCCATGGTTGCTTCCTGTCCCCAGTGCTGTGAAGCCATCTACTCCAGTGTGTCTGGCCTCAAGGCCCATCTCGCCAGCTGCAGCAAGGTCAGTCCCCAGGCCCTTTCCCACGGTGGGGCGGGTGCTCGGTGTGCCCAGCCAACTCCTATAGGTCCCCACATGTTGAGTGTGTGACCCTACCCCCATGGGGCAGGCTCCTCCATGAGCCCAGGGACTGGCCAGTGCCCGATGGCCAACCCTACCCAGGGCACTCCAGCCCTATCCATGAGTCCGTCAGCCCCAAGTTGTTCTGCCCACAGGGGCTCCTTGTCTGTGTGGCTGTAAGCAGGCCCATTGACCTGGGCTTGGGGTGAAGGGCCCTCAAGCAAAGGCCGCAACCCTTCCCCCGGGGCACCTGCCTCTTCCCATCCTCTCTACATCCTTTACCTTCCTTTAGTGGGGGCAACTCCAAGGTCCTGCCACAGAGAAGCCTCATGGGTCTCTGAAGTCCAGCTTTTGAGCACCCACGCAGATGAGCTGTGGCTGCCCGGACCCTGTAGCCAcacaggggcaggcagaggggcagtgcCCTGGTTGGATCTGGTGCTTCTGGTCTTCcaagggttgggggggtggaaTCCAACCTCTGGAGGCCAGCCTGCCCTGTGCCTTGCAGGGAGAACACCTAGTGGGCAAGTATTGCTGTCTGCTGTGTCCGAAGGAGTTCAGCTCTGAGAGTGGCGTCAAATATCACATCCTCAAGACCCATGCAGAGGTGGGATGTGCTGGGAGCCCTGTTGGGCTGGCAGGGGATTGGGCCACAGTGGGAGTGGTGGGTTGATGGCTTGTATGGCCTTTGAGTGAGCAGCCAAGTTGAGCGATCTGGTGGTTTCCCTTCAGAGGGGCTTTGGCTTCCCTGGAGGAGCAGAGAAGCTTGGGTGCCCCCCCAGCAGCCCGAGCAGGAGATAACCCTTTGGGTGGGTGCTTTGCTGCTCAGCCACCATAATGCAGTGGCCTGCCCAGCCCCAGTGCTCAGCACCGTCCTGTCCCAGGGTCTgcactgtgtttttcttctttccagaacTGGTTTCGTACTTCGGCAGACCCACTTCCCAAACATAGGAGCCAGGATTCACTGGCGcccaagaaggaggagaagaagagtcTGGCGGGCGGGAAAAAGCGAGGCCGAAAGCCCAAGGAGCGGACCCCTGAGGAGCCCGCACCCAAGATGCCCCCTCGTCGGGACGACTGGCCCCCAGGAGGCAGAGACAAGGGGGCCCGGGGCTCCACTGGCCGGAAGGGGGGAGCCAGCAAGGCTCCTGAGAAGTGAGCGTGGTGGCTggcaggtgggtggggcctgGTCCCCACCCTGGACGGCAAGTCCACTCTGTTGAGGGTGGGGTAGCTAGCTCCAGCACTTCCTGCCCTCCAgttctccatcccccacccctgcctatTCATCTGTCCAGTGGAGGCAGCcagcccctctgtccttcctgaaGGTGGCCCTTCCCCTGTGCAGGCTGTGCAGGGCACACATGGGTGGGGTCCCTTGCGGGAGGGCCCGCGGCAGCAACAGAAGTGCAATAGTGTGGAGGGACACTGACGGGCCTGGCAGAgtcaggggccctgggtgggcaggaggggggTCTGCAGCTCAGGCCTCAGGGCCGCGGGGCAGCGCAGGGCAGGCAGATGGCCTTCACCATGTGAGCTCCATGCCCCGTCTGCTTTCTCAGGCCCAAGGCTTGGGGGTCCTTCGTGACCCATGGTTCTGGGCTGATGAGGGCACCTGACTGAGCAGCCTCACCTCTCTACCCAGCACTGGACCCCAGCACCCCCAGCTACCTCCCAGGACAGACCCTGAGTCTGACTGCTACCGTGTTGACCTGACAGCCTGCCCCTCCGTGGCCTCCCTTGTCCTTCTGCCTCTGgttcctctgcctctgttctctaCCTCTCCAGGCCCACCTTCCCCTGCCTGTGCAACCCTTGCTGTGCTTGGGCCCCTGCCGCACTGGCCCCTGTCCGTCGTGGTGGGTGGAGGTGGTCCTGTTAACAGGGGACTGTCTGCCATCCCATCTCCATGGGTGCTCCCTGCCTGGGGCGAGGGGAGGGTTTTGGTCTGACCTGCAGGGCGGCAGGAGCAGGGGGTAAGGGGGCCATGTGGAGTATAGCTTTGCCTCCAATCTCCAGCTTTGCTAACGCCATTGGTGTAGGGTGGGGCAGTCCAATGGGTTAGGGATGGGCCAGTATAGGCTCTAGGGTCAACCTGGGGCTCACAGATATGTGGGGTCTGGAACTGAGGCCCAGCTCTGAGGAGTGATCCCTGTGGGAATCAGCCTTCTGTCTGCTGGTCTGGGTTGGCTTGTGGCTAGGCTCCCATGGGAGTCCCCTTCCCCCTTTTTTACCTGCCCTGTCGTTTCTGGTTGTGTGGTCTTTTGATATGAGAGCTGAAGGCCAGGGAGGGagcttggccaaggtcacattgTGTTGGCAGCTCTGCAGCTCTGAGTTGGGCCCCAAAGGATGGCTAGGTCTTCAGGTTGACCAGGGTTCAGGCTGGAGTTCAGGGCACCCAGAGGAGGTGGCCACACTGCCTCTGgtctcctccctgggccccacctTCCAACTTGGGCCATGTAGGGAGGGGGAGGATACTCAGAGCTACTGGGTTTGGACAGAGGCTATTTcccactggggggtgggggtgggctgaggGCTCGGTCTTGCCGATCCTGGACGATGTGAATTTTGATATTTGCCCGTGTGCGTGTTTCTCCTGGGTGTAGTGGATGCCAGTCTTGTTGCTGTGACAAGTAACAAccttttttttattctgttttttatacaAAAACACAACAATCTGACATTTTGGTGCTAAGGGTTTCCTGGTGCCGACGGTGGATCTGGGGGCTGTCTTTCCCCTGCTCAGGGAGGCAGTGCTGACTAGGCAtgtctctgcccccccccaccccagctcccgtCCTCATCTAGtcccaggagaggaggggctcccagctcccagtTGGGCTCAGCTCTCCTAGCTCTGCAGTAGGAAGACAGGTTCCAGGGGGGCCTTTGGGGCATGTCGTGCTGCCTGTCTCCAGCATCTTCCTTTGCCCAAAAGGCTCTGACCTGGGCAGCCCTGGCCTGGTGTGCTAGGGAGGGGGTGTTGAGACATGGACTGCCCCTAATCACACACACCT comes from the Ailuropoda melanoleuca isolate Jingjing chromosome 13, ASM200744v2, whole genome shotgun sequence genome and includes:
- the ZNF512B gene encoding zinc finger protein 512B isoform X1, with amino-acid sequence MTDPFCVGGGRRLPGSSKSGPGKDGGRNEVRLPVLHDPPKLGMPVVRGGQTVPSQAPLCFDPGSPASDRTEGKKKGRPKAENQALRDIPLSLMNQWKDEFKAHSRVKCPNSGCWLEFPSIYGLKYHYQRCQGGAIPERLTFPCPFCEAAFTSKTQLEKHRIWNHMDRPLPAPKPGPVSRPVTISRPVGVSKPIGVSKPVTIGKPVGVSKPIGISKPVTVSRPVPVTKPVTVSRPVPVTKPIPVTKSVPVSRPVPVTKPVTLNKPVAVTKSVPVTKPVTINKPVPMTKLVTVTKPVPVTKPVTVSRPIVVSKPVTVSRPIAISRHTPPCKMVLLTKSENKTPRATGRSSGKKRAADGLDACPVLPKQARPENGEYGPSTTGHSSAFQLSTDPSGSPPSLGSRLLGSKEAPRATGPVSPEEGAERTKHRRKQKTPKKFTGEQPSISGTFGLKGLAKAEDKSRMHRAKKQEGPGPEDVRKKALAPASTVSKEVPAPTAHPAPGGPEEPWQRAIHERGEAVCPTCNVVTRKTLVGLKKHMEVCQKLQDALKCQHCRKQFKSKAGLNYHTMAEHSAKPSDAEASEGSEQEERERLRKVLKQMGRLRCPQEGCGAAFSSLMGYQYHQRRCGKPPCEVDSPSFPCTHCGKTYRSKAGHDYHMRSEHTAPPPEEPEDKPPETEDLLGVERTPSGRIRRTSAQVAVFHLQEIAEDELARDWTKRRVKDDLVPETARLNYTRPGLPTLNPQLLEAWKNEVKEKGHVNCPNDCCEAIYSSVSGLKAHLASCSKGEHLVGKYCCLLCPKEFSSESGVKYHILKTHAENWFRTSADPLPKHRSQDSLAPKKEEKKSLAGGKKRGRKPKERTPEEPAPKMPPRRDDWPPGGRDKGARGSTGRKGGASKAPEK
- the ZNF512B gene encoding zinc finger protein 512B isoform X2 codes for the protein MTDPFCVGGGRRLPGSSKSGPGKDGGRNEVRLPVLHDPPKLGMPVVRGGQTVPSQAPLCFDPGSPASDRTEGKKKGRPKAENQALRDIPGAIPERLTFPCPFCEAAFTSKTQLEKHRIWNHMDRPLPAPKPGPVSRPVTISRPVGVSKPIGVSKPVTIGKPVGVSKPIGISKPVTVSRPVPVTKPVTVSRPVPVTKPIPVTKSVPVSRPVPVTKPVTLNKPVAVTKSVPVTKPVTINKPVPMTKLVTVTKPVPVTKPVTVSRPIVVSKPVTVSRPIAISRHTPPCKMVLLTKSENKTPRATGRSSGKKRAADGLDACPVLPKQARPENGEYGPSTTGHSSAFQLSTDPSGSPPSLGSRLLGSKEAPRATGPVSPEEGAERTKHRRKQKTPKKFTGEQPSISGTFGLKGLAKAEDKSRMHRAKKQEGPGPEDVRKKALAPASTVSKEVPAPTAHPAPGGPEEPWQRAIHERGEAVCPTCNVVTRKTLVGLKKHMEVCQKLQDALKCQHCRKQFKSKAGLNYHTMAEHSAKPSDAEASEGSEQEERERLRKVLKQMGRLRCPQEGCGAAFSSLMGYQYHQRRCGKPPCEVDSPSFPCTHCGKTYRSKAGHDYHMRSEHTAPPPEEPEDKPPETEDLLGVERTPSGRIRRTSAQVAVFHLQEIAEDELARDWTKRRVKDDLVPETARLNYTRPGLPTLNPQLLEAWKNEVKEKGHVNCPNDCCEAIYSSVSGLKAHLASCSKGEHLVGKYCCLLCPKEFSSESGVKYHILKTHAENWFRTSADPLPKHRSQDSLAPKKEEKKSLAGGKKRGRKPKERTPEEPAPKMPPRRDDWPPGGRDKGARGSTGRKGGASKAPEK
- the ZNF512B gene encoding zinc finger protein 512B isoform X3, whose amino-acid sequence is MEAGMRSDFLCCMTHQSWGAIPERLTFPCPFCEAAFTSKTQLEKHRIWNHMDRPLPAPKPGPVSRPVTISRPVGVSKPIGVSKPVTIGKPVGVSKPIGISKPVTVSRPVPVTKPVTVSRPVPVTKPIPVTKSVPVSRPVPVTKPVTLNKPVAVTKSVPVTKPVTINKPVPMTKLVTVTKPVPVTKPVTVSRPIVVSKPVTVSRPIAISRHTPPCKMVLLTKSENKTPRATGRSSGKKRAADGLDACPVLPKQARPENGEYGPSTTGHSSAFQLSTDPSGSPPSLGSRLLGSKEAPRATGPVSPEEGAERTKHRRKQKTPKKFTGEQPSISGTFGLKGLAKAEDKSRMHRAKKQEGPGPEDVRKKALAPASTVSKEVPAPTAHPAPGGPEEPWQRAIHERGEAVCPTCNVVTRKTLVGLKKHMEVCQKLQDALKCQHCRKQFKSKAGLNYHTMAEHSAKPSDAEASEGSEQEERERLRKVLKQMGRLRCPQEGCGAAFSSLMGYQYHQRRCGKPPCEVDSPSFPCTHCGKTYRSKAGHDYHMRSEHTAPPPEEPEDKPPETEDLLGVERTPSGRIRRTSAQVAVFHLQEIAEDELARDWTKRRVKDDLVPETARLNYTRPGLPTLNPQLLEAWKNEVKEKGHVNCPNDCCEAIYSSVSGLKAHLASCSKGEHLVGKYCCLLCPKEFSSESGVKYHILKTHAENWFRTSADPLPKHRSQDSLAPKKEEKKSLAGGKKRGRKPKERTPEEPAPKMPPRRDDWPPGGRDKGARGSTGRKGGASKAPEK